Genomic window (Nitrosophilus kaiyonis):
GTAAATGCTGTAAAACTCCTCTATTTAGTTCCAATGCTAAATTTGATAGTGGAACTGGATGGCCAAGTTTTTATGAGCCTATAAAAAAAGGTGTAATAAAAGAAAAAAGAGATACAAGTTATGGAATGGAGAGAATTGAAGTTTTATGTAAAAATTGCTCTGCACATTTAGGACATGTTTTTAATGATGGGCCAGCTCCAACTTTTCTTCGATACTGCATTAATGGAATCTGTTTAGAATTTATCCCTAAAAATAGTTAATTATTATAAAAGTTATAAGAGAATATAATTTCACAAAAATAAAGGAGGATAAATGAAACAGATTCAACTTATGGAAAAATATCCAGTTTTTGTTTTAGAAGTAATGAAAGATGAAACTACATTTAAAAATGCTGATGAAATAATTCACTATTTAAAAGAGCGAGTTTATGAACATAAAATTGCAGAGTTTATAGGAGTTTTTGAGCATTATATGCATACGAAAAATTTAGAAGAGGGAAGTATTGCTGAAGATATAATTGATGCTAAAAATATAATATTTTGTTTTGGAAAACAGCTTCCTAAATGTGAAGTTTTGGCAGTTAGGCCAAGAAGTATAGGTGTTTGTGAAAAGGAAGATAAATTTATAATATCTTTTATGGAAGCCCCAAATGCTGAAGGAAATGCTGCAATGGAAGAGTGGGTTAAAAATATAAAAAATAGATAAAATTAGACATTAGTCATTAAGTCATTGGTCATTTGGTTATTAGTTCATTAGAAATTGGGAATTGGGAATTAGTGTTGAGTGCTGAGTTTTTAACGTTATTGCTAAATCCTTCCACCCTCAACCTTCACTGCTTCACCTCTTTTACCAATAATCAATCACCAATATACCATT
Coding sequences:
- the msrB gene encoding peptide-methionine (R)-S-oxide reductase MsrB gives rise to the protein MNCKNKLTPFEYHVMFEKATEPPFSSELLKEKREGIYVCKCCKTPLFSSNAKFDSGTGWPSFYEPIKKGVIKEKRDTSYGMERIEVLCKNCSAHLGHVFNDGPAPTFLRYCINGICLEFIPKNS
- a CDS encoding DUF6858 family protein, which codes for MKQIQLMEKYPVFVLEVMKDETTFKNADEIIHYLKERVYEHKIAEFIGVFEHYMHTKNLEEGSIAEDIIDAKNIIFCFGKQLPKCEVLAVRPRSIGVCEKEDKFIISFMEAPNAEGNAAMEEWVKNIKNR